Within Massilia endophytica, the genomic segment CGTCCATCTCCTTGCTGAAGGCGAGGTCCTCGCCGCATTCCTGCTGCACGCTCACCGGCAGCAGCAGCCGCTCGATATCGAACATGTCCGCCTCCTATTCCGCCTTAAAAAGGAAACCGCCGCTTTCCGATGCGCTGGCCGCAATCTTCGAGACCGGCACTCCTTCGGCCATGCGCGCGAGCACGATATCCGCGAGCTCCGGCAGCAGGCTGCCGCCCACGATATTGTCCACATTGCGCGCGCCGGAATCGACCTCTGTGCAGCGGGCCAGAACGGCCTCCGCGAGCGCTTCATCCCAGCTAAACTCAGCCTGGTGTGCGGCCAGCATGCGGTCGGCGACCGCCTGCAGCTTCAGTTCGACGATTTCGGCGAGTACGCCATCACTGACCGGATAGTAGGGAATTACCTGCAGGCGCCCCAGGAAGGCCGGACGGAACTGCTTCGCCAGCTGCGGCCGGATCGCTTCCGCCAGTTGCTCCGGCAGCGGCTGTTCGCTTTCTGGCTTGTTCAGGCATGCCTGCATCACCGCGGCCGACCCCGTATTGCAGGTGGCGATGATGATAGCGTTGCGGAAGTCCACCGGCTGCCCCTCGCCATCCTCAAGCACGCCCTTGTCCAGCACCTGGAACAGCAGTGCCGTCACGTCGCCATGGGCCTTGTCGATTTCATCCAGCAGCACGACACAGTAAGGATCGCGGCGCACCGCTTCAGTGAGAACGCCGCCTTCGCCGTAGCCCACATAGCCGGGCGGCGATCCCTTGAGGCCCGCCACGCTATGCGCCTCCTGGTACTCGCTCATGTTGATGGTGACCAGTTTGCGTTCTCCCCCATAGAGCAGTTCCGCAAGCGCGAGTGCCGTCGCGGTCTTGCCGACTCCCGAAGGACCGGCGAACAGGAACGCCGCCTTGGGTTTTCCGGGGTCTTCCAGCCCGGCCCTGGAGGTACGCACCCTGCGGGCAATGGCCGCCAGCGCATGCGCCTGTCCCCTGATGCGCTTTCCCAGCTGGTTCTCCAGTCGGCGCACCGCCTCGATATCGTCGTTCAGCATTTTCCCCAAGGGGATGCCGGTCCACGCGGAGACCACCTGCGCGACGGTTGCACCATCGACCTCCAGCGGCACCAGGGGCGAATCGCCCTGCAGCTGCTTCAGCTCCTTTTCCAGGTCCGGCAGCAGCTCCCCCGGCGGCCCGGCGCTGCGCAGGCGCCGGATCTCGTCGGCCATCGATTTCTCGCGCTGCCATCTTGCGGCCACCCGCGCCTGGGCCGCCCGCGTTTCCTGCAGCTGCTCCCTCAGCTGCGCTGCCACGCCTGAATCTCCATGGCCTTCCTGAGCATCGCGCTCGCGCATGGCCAGCTCCGCGTCGACCGCCTCGGCCTGCCGTGCCAGGCGTTCGAGTTCCGCGGGCTGCATGGTCTGGCCTAGAGCCACGCGGGCACAGGCCGTATCCAGCACGCTCACTGCCTTGTCCGGGAGCTGGCGGCCGCTGATGTAGCGGCGCGAAAGACGCACCGCTTCGCCTATCGCTTCGCCGCGCACGCGGATGCCGAAATGGCGCTCCATGAGCGGCGCCATGGCACGCAGCATGGCGCAGGCAGCCGTTTCGTCCGGCTCCTCCACCTTCACCACCTGGAAGCGCCGCGCCAGCGCGGCATCCTTCTCGAAGTACTTCTTGTACTCGCTCCAGGTGGTGGCCGCGATGGTGCGCAGCTCGCCACGCGCCAGCGCTGGCTTGAGCAGGTTCGCCGCATCGTTCTGGCCTGCGGCGCCGCCTGCGCCAATCAGCATGTGCGCCTCGTCGATGAAGAGCACGATGGGATGGACACTGCGGCCCACTTCGGCGATAACGTTCTTCAGCCGGTGCTCGAATTCACCTTTGACGCTGGCTCCCGCCTGCAGCTGGGCCATGTCCAGCGCATGAATGGCGACATTGCGCAGCACTTCCGGCACCTCGCCCGCGGCAATGCGAAGGGCCAGCCCTTCCGCCACGGCCGTCTTGCCGACGCCCGCCTCGCCGGTCAGGATCGGATTGTTCTGCCTGCGCCGCATCAGGATGTCGATGACCTGGCGGACCTCCACGTCGCGGCCGATGACGGGGTCGAGCTTCCCCTCTTTCGCCATGCGGGTCATGTCCGTCGTGTACTGGTCCAGGGCCGGCGTGGCCGCGGGCATGTCGGGACTGTCGACATTCTCCACATAGGAATCCTCGATGGAACCCTCCGTGTAACGCTGCATGCGGTGCTTCAGCTCGTCCACCGGGAAGCGGCCGAACTGCGGGGAGCTGCGTTCTGCCAGCTGCGCCAGATCGGGCTCCGTGAGCAGAGCCAGAAGCAGGTGGCCGCTGCGCACCCGGAACTGGCCGCCATTCAGCGACGCAATCAGCCAGGCATGCTCCAGCAGCGCGGCGAGGTGGCGCGAGAAAACAGGCACGCGGCTGCTGCCTGCCCTCAGCTTCTGCAGCTCGGCGCGCAGGCCGCTGTCCAGCAGTTCGAGGCTGACGCCGCACCTGCGCGCGACAAGGGGGACATCGCTGCGTTCCTGCTCCAGCAGCGCCACGAAGAGATGCTCGACCTCCACCTCATGGTGCCCCATCGCCATGCACAGGTTCGCCGCCCGGCTCGCAGCGGCACGGCAGGTATCGTTGAGCTTTTCGATCAATGTCTTCAGGTTTGCACTCATGATTTGGCTCCGCGCTTGATGGAGTAGCGCAGGGTGGAGGGCTGCAGCACGGCGTTGAAGCCGACCGTCTCGCTGATCCCCTGTCCCTGCAGGACGCCTGTGATAAGAAAATGGATGCGGTTGACCGCGCCCGGCATTTCAGCCACCCTCGCCTGCACGCAGCGCAGGCGGGGCTCGTGGCGCTCGATGGCAAGCCTCAGCGTGTTGCAGACGAGAGCCCTGTCCTCGCTGCTGCTCATGCTGAGGCCTGCGAAGTCGGGCACCCCATAATTCAGCAGCGAGGCGGCGCAGCGGGGATAGCCTTCAAAACACCGGGCAGGTATCGCCACGCGGGTGTTAAGCAGGTCCTCAAGGTCGCGCATGACGGCGTCCTTGTACTGCTCCGCCGTCAACTGCCTGCCGTTCGCCTGCTCGCCGAGCAGGCGGTCGAACAGGCCTGTGCTCAGGTAGGCCATGTTGGAACTCGGGAAGAAGCGCCGCGGTCCGGCCGCGGCGCGGGACAGGCCGGTCAGGCCACACGGTTGGCGGCCAGGTCCCAGCCGCCGGAAGTATTGCCCCCGGCGCCGCCGGAGATTTTCTGCTGGGTATAGCGCCAGCGCACCTTGGAGAACTTGAAGCCCACTTCTTCGGTCAGGATGTCCCCTTCCGCCACGCCGGGAGACACGGCGCTGATCAGCACATTCTCGACTTCGATCTCGAAGTACTTCACCCGCTCGCCTTGCGCATCGGCGCGCATGAATTCAAAACGCGCCTTGGGAATGGTGCGGCCCGCCGAACAGGTTTGCAGCAGGATGGGGGACGACAGGTCGGCCAGCTTGGAAATGACGATGTCGCGGTGCTCGCAGCGCTCCGCCGTGTGGCCGCCGCTGGTGGATGCCGTCGCAGAACGGGGCTGCTCCACCGACCAGCTCACCGATTTGCATTCGATCCAGTCCTTGTGCCGGTCGTCTGCCGACTCGCCCTTGATGCCATCGATCTGCAGGTAGACGTCAATTGCCATTGTTTGCTCCTCTGTGAAAATGTGGAAGATCAGTGCTTGGTCGATTGCGGCAGTTCCGCGACCAGTCGGAGTGAGACAGTCAGCTCGTCGAGCTGAAAATGGGGACGCAGGAAACTTACTGCGCGGTACACGCCGGGGCGCCCTGCCACCTCGTGCACCTGGACCGACGC encodes:
- the tssH gene encoding type VI secretion system ATPase TssH, giving the protein MSANLKTLIEKLNDTCRAAASRAANLCMAMGHHEVEVEHLFVALLEQERSDVPLVARRCGVSLELLDSGLRAELQKLRAGSSRVPVFSRHLAALLEHAWLIASLNGGQFRVRSGHLLLALLTEPDLAQLAERSSPQFGRFPVDELKHRMQRYTEGSIEDSYVENVDSPDMPAATPALDQYTTDMTRMAKEGKLDPVIGRDVEVRQVIDILMRRRQNNPILTGEAGVGKTAVAEGLALRIAAGEVPEVLRNVAIHALDMAQLQAGASVKGEFEHRLKNVIAEVGRSVHPIVLFIDEAHMLIGAGGAAGQNDAANLLKPALARGELRTIAATTWSEYKKYFEKDAALARRFQVVKVEEPDETAACAMLRAMAPLMERHFGIRVRGEAIGEAVRLSRRYISGRQLPDKAVSVLDTACARVALGQTMQPAELERLARQAEAVDAELAMRERDAQEGHGDSGVAAQLREQLQETRAAQARVAARWQREKSMADEIRRLRSAGPPGELLPDLEKELKQLQGDSPLVPLEVDGATVAQVVSAWTGIPLGKMLNDDIEAVRRLENQLGKRIRGQAHALAAIARRVRTSRAGLEDPGKPKAAFLFAGPSGVGKTATALALAELLYGGERKLVTINMSEYQEAHSVAGLKGSPPGYVGYGEGGVLTEAVRRDPYCVVLLDEIDKAHGDVTALLFQVLDKGVLEDGEGQPVDFRNAIIIATCNTGSAAVMQACLNKPESEQPLPEQLAEAIRPQLAKQFRPAFLGRLQVIPYYPVSDGVLAEIVELKLQAVADRMLAAHQAEFSWDEALAEAVLARCTEVDSGARNVDNIVGGSLLPELADIVLARMAEGVPVSKIAASASESGGFLFKAE
- the tssE gene encoding type VI secretion system baseplate subunit TssE encodes the protein MAYLSTGLFDRLLGEQANGRQLTAEQYKDAVMRDLEDLLNTRVAIPARCFEGYPRCAASLLNYGVPDFAGLSMSSSEDRALVCNTLRLAIERHEPRLRCVQARVAEMPGAVNRIHFLITGVLQGQGISETVGFNAVLQPSTLRYSIKRGAKS
- a CDS encoding Hcp family type VI secretion system effector, producing MAIDVYLQIDGIKGESADDRHKDWIECKSVSWSVEQPRSATASTSGGHTAERCEHRDIVISKLADLSSPILLQTCSAGRTIPKARFEFMRADAQGERVKYFEIEVENVLISAVSPGVAEGDILTEEVGFKFSKVRWRYTQQKISGGAGGNTSGGWDLAANRVA